A single region of the Mycobacterium avium subsp. avium genome encodes:
- a CDS encoding DHA2 family efflux MFS transporter permease subunit, with amino-acid sequence MLSNAMDEAPYAAAKTPPHAPTGQPGGTEREYPDKLDAALLRISGVCILATVMAILDVTVVSVAQRTFIDQFSSSQAVVAWTMTGYTLALATVIPITGWAADRFGTKRLFIGSVLAFMLGSLLCALAANILQLIVFRVVQGIGGGMLLPLGFMILTREAGPRRLGRLMSILSIPMLLAPIGGPILGGWLIDTSSWRWIFLINVPIGLVTVALAAVVFPRDHPARSETFDAVGVLLLSPGLATFLFAVSSIPGRGTVADRHVLIPAAMGLTLIAGFVGHAWHRADHPLIDLRLFRNPVLTHANVTMLVFATAFFGAGLLLPSYFQQVLHQTPMQAGVHMIPQGLGAMLTMRLTGPLVDRQGPGKVVLVGIALITAGLGAFAFGVARQAPYLPTLLAGLAITGLGMGCTMMPLSVASVQALAPHQIARGTTLMSVSHQVGGSMGTALMSMILTNQFNRSPNIVAANKLAALHQKAAAGGTPIDQSAIPRQSLAPGFWGNVLHDLSHAYTAVFVIAVVLVVCTIIPASFLPKKPATETAGK; translated from the coding sequence ATGCTAAGCAACGCCATGGATGAGGCCCCGTACGCAGCGGCCAAAACGCCGCCGCATGCCCCGACCGGGCAGCCGGGCGGCACCGAACGGGAATACCCCGACAAGCTGGACGCCGCGCTGCTGCGGATCTCCGGTGTGTGCATCTTGGCCACCGTGATGGCGATCCTGGACGTCACGGTCGTCAGCGTCGCCCAGCGCACCTTCATCGACCAGTTCTCCTCCTCGCAGGCCGTGGTGGCCTGGACGATGACCGGCTACACGCTCGCCCTGGCCACCGTCATCCCGATCACCGGGTGGGCGGCGGACCGGTTCGGCACCAAACGACTGTTCATCGGCTCGGTGCTGGCCTTCATGCTGGGCTCGCTGCTGTGCGCGCTAGCGGCAAACATCTTGCAGCTCATCGTCTTTCGGGTGGTTCAGGGCATCGGCGGCGGCATGTTGCTGCCGTTGGGTTTCATGATCTTGACCCGGGAAGCGGGGCCGCGGCGGCTCGGGCGGCTGATGTCGATCCTGAGCATCCCGATGCTGCTCGCCCCGATCGGCGGCCCGATCCTGGGCGGATGGCTGATCGACACCTCGAGTTGGCGGTGGATCTTCTTGATCAACGTGCCGATCGGGCTGGTCACCGTCGCCCTGGCCGCCGTCGTGTTTCCCCGCGATCACCCGGCCCGCTCGGAGACCTTCGACGCCGTGGGCGTGCTGCTGCTCTCGCCGGGCCTGGCCACGTTCCTGTTCGCGGTGTCCTCCATCCCCGGCCGCGGCACCGTCGCGGACCGGCATGTGCTGATACCGGCGGCGATGGGGCTGACGCTGATCGCCGGGTTCGTCGGGCACGCCTGGCATCGCGCCGATCATCCGCTGATCGACCTGCGGCTGTTCCGCAATCCGGTGCTCACCCACGCCAACGTGACGATGCTGGTCTTCGCCACCGCCTTCTTCGGCGCCGGGCTGCTGCTGCCGAGCTATTTCCAGCAGGTGCTGCACCAAACGCCGATGCAGGCCGGCGTGCACATGATTCCCCAGGGACTCGGCGCCATGCTGACCATGCGGTTGACCGGACCGCTGGTGGACAGGCAGGGGCCGGGCAAGGTGGTGCTGGTCGGCATCGCGCTGATCACCGCCGGCCTGGGCGCCTTCGCCTTCGGGGTGGCCAGGCAGGCCCCCTACCTGCCGACGCTGCTGGCCGGGCTGGCGATCACCGGCCTAGGCATGGGCTGCACCATGATGCCGCTGTCCGTCGCGTCGGTGCAGGCGCTGGCCCCGCACCAAATCGCGCGCGGGACGACGCTGATGAGCGTCAGCCATCAAGTGGGTGGCTCGATGGGCACCGCGCTGATGTCGATGATCCTGACCAACCAGTTCAACCGCAGCCCCAACATCGTCGCCGCCAACAAGCTGGCCGCCCTGCACCAGAAGGCGGCCGCCGGTGGGACGCCGATCGACCAATCCGCAATACCCCGGCAATCGCTTGCTCCCGGTTTTTGGGGCAATGTGTTGCATGATCTTTCGCACGCCTATACCGCGGTATTCGTGATCGCCGTTGTGCTGGTGGTTTGCACCATCATTCCGGCGTCGTTTCTGCCGAAAAAGCCCGCCACCGAAACCGCCGGCAAATGA